From the Hylaeus volcanicus isolate JK05 chromosome 4, UHH_iyHylVolc1.0_haploid, whole genome shotgun sequence genome, one window contains:
- the LOC128875344 gene encoding uncharacterized protein LOC128875344 isoform X1: MTDKSSCRSVFGKLIDCVNSGLNWNVSQIKSACPPRKKKTEDKSDESRRSHEESRRSHDESKGSLDGGLDVPCPPAKKKSPYNLPSEICPTTAPCCIIKMQDPCAPCCFEEKPKPLPCPPKCGPQEPRQPTCGCDLCQKNPDNEKCCDKNAAFRGITIDPRYFEKA; this comes from the exons ATGACCGACAAAAGTTCATGCAGATCTGTGTTTGGTAAACTAATCGATTGCG TAAATTCTGGATTGAATTGGAATGTCAGTCAAATTAAATCGGCATGCCCTCCGAGGAAGAAAAAGACCGAAGATAAAAGCGACGAAAGCAGAAGATCGCACGAGGAAAGCAGAAGATCGCATGACGAAAGCAAAGGATCGCTCGACGGAGGTTTAGATGTTCCTTGTCCTcctgctaaaaaaaaatcaccatACAACCTGCCTAGTGAGATTTGTCCAACTACGGCACCTTGTTGCATTATTAAAATGCAG gaTCCTTGTGCACCATGCTGTTTCGAGGAGAAGCCGAAGCCGCTACCTTGCCCGCCTAAATGCGGACCTCAGGAACCACGGCAGCCAACTTGCGGTTGCGACCTTTGCCAAAAGAATCCTGACAATGAGAAATGTTGCGACAAGAATGCAGCTTTTCGCGGTATAACCATTGATCCCAGGTACTTCGAGAAAGCGTGA
- the LOC128875344 gene encoding uncharacterized protein LOC128875344 isoform X2: MRLIMKVNSGLNWNVSQIKSACPPRKKKTEDKSDESRRSHEESRRSHDESKGSLDGGLDVPCPPAKKKSPYNLPSEICPTTAPCCIIKMQDPCAPCCFEEKPKPLPCPPKCGPQEPRQPTCGCDLCQKNPDNEKCCDKNAAFRGITIDPRYFEKA, from the exons ATGCGATTAATTATGAAGG TAAATTCTGGATTGAATTGGAATGTCAGTCAAATTAAATCGGCATGCCCTCCGAGGAAGAAAAAGACCGAAGATAAAAGCGACGAAAGCAGAAGATCGCACGAGGAAAGCAGAAGATCGCATGACGAAAGCAAAGGATCGCTCGACGGAGGTTTAGATGTTCCTTGTCCTcctgctaaaaaaaaatcaccatACAACCTGCCTAGTGAGATTTGTCCAACTACGGCACCTTGTTGCATTATTAAAATGCAG gaTCCTTGTGCACCATGCTGTTTCGAGGAGAAGCCGAAGCCGCTACCTTGCCCGCCTAAATGCGGACCTCAGGAACCACGGCAGCCAACTTGCGGTTGCGACCTTTGCCAAAAGAATCCTGACAATGAGAAATGTTGCGACAAGAATGCAGCTTTTCGCGGTATAACCATTGATCCCAGGTACTTCGAGAAAGCGTGA
- the LOC128875343 gene encoding EKC/KEOPS complex subunit TPRKB-like — translation MDDYTVPLDPETDMFCTLYLFTNVQNSDEIRKKVLNGELSCSIIKAALIVDPFHVVVTANKAAVSAKLNQLTTKSIYTEILFNLSISKNISRSLMEFGINDNDKNVLIVHVHKMDNEGSMSEILMKNIKGEKTSLSKLSQFSDLELIKKTYKIDKDEQTVSNLTYSIVSRISCKEFILLK, via the coding sequence ATGGATGACTATACAGTACCGTTAGATCCTGAAACGGATATGTTTTGcacgttatatttatttacaaatgtgcAAAACTCTGACGAAATACGCAAGAAAGTTCTGAATGGAGAACTTAGTTGTTCCATTATAAAAGCAGCACTTATAGTAGATCCGTTTCATGTAGTAGTAACTGCCAACAAAGCAGCAGTTAGCGCAAAGTTGAATCAGCTTACTACGAAGAGTATATatactgaaattttatttaatttgtcaaTATCGAAGAACATATCACGTTCATTAATGGAGTTTGGTATTAACGATAATGATAAGAATGTATTGATAGTACACGTACACAAAATGGATAATGAAGGATCAATGTCAGAAATACTtatgaagaatataaaagGGGAGAAAACTTCACTTTCCAAACTATCTCAATTTTCAGACCTtgaattgataaaaaaaacatacaaaattgataaagaCGAACAGACTGTATCTAATTTAACTTATTCTATTGTATCCAGAATTAGTTGTAAAgagtttatattattaaagtaa
- the LOC128875336 gene encoding nuclear protein localization protein 4 homolog isoform X1: MSKSGQITLRVQSSEGTKRIDVDRSDTVSQLFEKVFVVFELNSFGFGLYKQRNHKDELISSRSRTVAGIGLNHGDMLYLAPFNGTQLWNIPSTSTASVNATQEPGSMDVPGNANRNTNASRSIPNVVEDEVDEQLWKLDGKIQRKRDGKLCRHGGNGCCVHCSPLEPFDEIYLKEQNIKHLSFHSYLRKLTAGVDRGKFIQLDDISCRIKTGCKDHPPWPRGICSKCQPNSIILNRQTYRHVDNVMFENPSLVERFLNYWRITGHQRIGYLYGRYEIHSDIPLGIRAVVAAIYEPPQESKRDTLRLLPDEKEALVDELAHLLNLRKVGWIFTDLIADDVTKGTVKHVRNVESHFLSAQECIMAGYFQNQYPNPCRFSPNNYFGSKFVTVCVTGDGKNQVHMEGYQVSNQCMALVRDGCLVPTKDAPELGYVIESTDKQYVPDVFYKEKDSYGNEVLRLARPLPVEYLLVDIPASTPLTPQFTFYVSDNINSFPIENRLVDGQVQEFNSLGSYMHQFNEDQFLEAISDFHLLLFIATMDTLPMKDHMMPLLEAVRDKDRQKAIEWARSEHWATVEQLISATTPSTVHSPQTLFNSSARMPSSSAEGGSGVGVGTEPTSNPPPDQSLWTCSFCTFINAADLAICEMCTLPRNDNSNSS, from the exons ATGTCAAAGTCCGGGCAAATT ACTCTACGCGTGCAATCTTCAGAGGGAACAAAACGCATAGACGTAGATCGATCTGATACAGTTTCCcaattatttgaaaag GTTTTTGTTGTCTTTGAATTAAACAGTTTTGGATTCGGACTCTATAAACAACGAAATCATAAAGATGAACTTATATCTTCTCGAAGTAGAACAGTTGCTGGAATAGGTCTTAATCATGGAGATATGTTATATTTGGCACCCTTTAATGGGACACAGCTATGGAATATTCCATCAACTAGTACTGCCTCCGTCAATGCAACTCaag AACCTGGATCAATGGACGTACCAGGAAATGCCAATCGTAACACCAATGCTTCCCGATCTATACCAAATGTAGTCGAAGATGAAGTCGACGAACAACTGTGGAAACTCGATGGTAAAATACAAAGGAAACGCGATGGAAAACt atGTAGGCATGGTGGAAACGGATGTTGTGTTCATTGTTCTCCTTTAGAAcctttcgatgaaatttatctTAAGGAACAGAACATAAAACACTTGTCTTTCCATTCATATCTCAGGAAACTCACCGCTGGTGTTGACAG aggaaaatttatacaattagaCGACATAAGCTGCCGTATAAAGACTGGTTGTAAAGATCATCCTCCTTGGCCGCGAGGTATCTGTAGTAAATGTCAGCCGAattctattattctaaatCGTCAAACTTATCGGCACGTGGACAATGTTATGTTTGAAAATCCGAGTTTAGTCGAACGTTTCCTAAATTATTGGCGCATCACTGGCCATCAACGTATCGGGTATTTATATGGAAGATACGAAATTCACAGCGACATACCATTAGGAATCAGAGCCGTTGTTGCGGCTATTTACGAGCCACCGCAG GAAAGTAAGAGAGATACGCTACGACTTTTGCCAGACGAGAAGGAAGCATTAGTCGACGAATTGGCTCATTTACTTAACTTAAGAAAAGTTGGATGGATTTTTACTGACCTTATAGCTGACGATGTTACGAAAGGAAcg gTGAAGCACGTTCGAAACGTGGAAAGTCACTTTTTGTCTGCTCAAGAGTGCATTATGGCTGGGTATTTTCAGAACCAGTATCCAAATCCTTGTCGTTTTTCtcctaataattattttggcTCAAAGTTTGTTACTGTCTGCGTTACCG GTGACGGTAAAAATCAAGTTCACATGGAAGGTTATCAGGTATCCAATCAATGCATGGCATTGGTGCGAGACGGCTGCTTGGTTCCTACGAAAGACGCTCCAGAATTGGGATACGTAATCGAATCGACTGATAAACAGTACGTTCCAGATGTCTTCTACAAG GAAAAAGACTCCTATGGGAACGAAGTGCTAAGGCTAGCAAGACCCTTGCctgtagaatatttattggtAGACATACCTGCATCCACGCCGCTCACTCCacaatttactttttacgttagcgataatattaattcatttccaATCGAGAATAG ACTCGTTGATGGACAAGTACAAGAATTCAATTCGCTTGGTTCTTACATGCACCAATTCAACGAAGATCAATTTTTAGAAGCTATTTCAGATTTTCacttgttactttttattgCAACAATGGACACGTTACCAATGAAG gACCACATGATGCCACTGTTAGAAGCAGTTCGTGATAAAGACAGACAGAAAGCGATAGAATGGGCACGTTCTGAACACTGGGCAACCGTAGAACAACTTATATCTGCGACTACGCCGTCAACAGTACACTCACCTCAGACATTGTTCAATAGTAGCGCAAGAATGCCATCATCTTCGGCTGAAGGAGGAAGCGGAGTAGGAGTTGGTACAGAACCAACTTCGAATCCACCTCCCGATCAATCGCTTTGGACTTGTTCATTTTGCACTTTTATCAATGCAGCAGATCTTGCAATCTGCGAAATGTGTACTTTGCCAAG AAACGATAACAGTAATTCTTCATag
- the LOC128875336 gene encoding nuclear protein localization protein 4 homolog isoform X2 has protein sequence MSKSGQITLRVQSSEGTKRIDVDRSDTVSQLFEKVFVVFELNSFGFGLYKQRNHKDELISSRSRTVAGIGLNHGDMLYLAPFNGTQLWNIPSTSTASVNATQEPGSMDVPGNANRNTNASRSIPNVVEDEVDEQLWKLDGKIQRKRDGKLCRHGGNGCCVHCSPLEPFDEIYLKEQNIKHLSFHSYLRKLTAGVDRGKFIQLDDISCRIKTGCKDHPPWPRGICSKCQPNSIILNRQTYRHVDNVMFENPSLVERFLNYWRITGHQRIGYLYGRYEIHSDIPLGIRAVVAAIYEPPQESKRDTLRLLPDEKEALVDELAHLLNLRKVGWIFTDLIADDVTKGTVKHVRNVESHFLSAQECIMAGYFQNQYPNPCRFSPNNYFGSKFVTVCVTGDGKNQVHMEGYQVSNQCMALVRDGCLVPTKDAPELGYVIESTDKQYVPDVFYKEKDSYGNEVLRLARPLPVEYLLVDIPASTPLTPQFTFYVSDNINSFPIENRLVDGQVQEFNSLGSYMHQFNEDQFLEAISDFHLLLFIATMDTLPMKDHMMPLLEAVRDKDRQKAIEWARSEHWATVEQLISATTPSTVHSPQTLFNSSARMPSSSAEGGSGVGVGTEPTSNPPPDQSLWTCSFCTFINAADLAICEMCTLPRT, from the exons ATGTCAAAGTCCGGGCAAATT ACTCTACGCGTGCAATCTTCAGAGGGAACAAAACGCATAGACGTAGATCGATCTGATACAGTTTCCcaattatttgaaaag GTTTTTGTTGTCTTTGAATTAAACAGTTTTGGATTCGGACTCTATAAACAACGAAATCATAAAGATGAACTTATATCTTCTCGAAGTAGAACAGTTGCTGGAATAGGTCTTAATCATGGAGATATGTTATATTTGGCACCCTTTAATGGGACACAGCTATGGAATATTCCATCAACTAGTACTGCCTCCGTCAATGCAACTCaag AACCTGGATCAATGGACGTACCAGGAAATGCCAATCGTAACACCAATGCTTCCCGATCTATACCAAATGTAGTCGAAGATGAAGTCGACGAACAACTGTGGAAACTCGATGGTAAAATACAAAGGAAACGCGATGGAAAACt atGTAGGCATGGTGGAAACGGATGTTGTGTTCATTGTTCTCCTTTAGAAcctttcgatgaaatttatctTAAGGAACAGAACATAAAACACTTGTCTTTCCATTCATATCTCAGGAAACTCACCGCTGGTGTTGACAG aggaaaatttatacaattagaCGACATAAGCTGCCGTATAAAGACTGGTTGTAAAGATCATCCTCCTTGGCCGCGAGGTATCTGTAGTAAATGTCAGCCGAattctattattctaaatCGTCAAACTTATCGGCACGTGGACAATGTTATGTTTGAAAATCCGAGTTTAGTCGAACGTTTCCTAAATTATTGGCGCATCACTGGCCATCAACGTATCGGGTATTTATATGGAAGATACGAAATTCACAGCGACATACCATTAGGAATCAGAGCCGTTGTTGCGGCTATTTACGAGCCACCGCAG GAAAGTAAGAGAGATACGCTACGACTTTTGCCAGACGAGAAGGAAGCATTAGTCGACGAATTGGCTCATTTACTTAACTTAAGAAAAGTTGGATGGATTTTTACTGACCTTATAGCTGACGATGTTACGAAAGGAAcg gTGAAGCACGTTCGAAACGTGGAAAGTCACTTTTTGTCTGCTCAAGAGTGCATTATGGCTGGGTATTTTCAGAACCAGTATCCAAATCCTTGTCGTTTTTCtcctaataattattttggcTCAAAGTTTGTTACTGTCTGCGTTACCG GTGACGGTAAAAATCAAGTTCACATGGAAGGTTATCAGGTATCCAATCAATGCATGGCATTGGTGCGAGACGGCTGCTTGGTTCCTACGAAAGACGCTCCAGAATTGGGATACGTAATCGAATCGACTGATAAACAGTACGTTCCAGATGTCTTCTACAAG GAAAAAGACTCCTATGGGAACGAAGTGCTAAGGCTAGCAAGACCCTTGCctgtagaatatttattggtAGACATACCTGCATCCACGCCGCTCACTCCacaatttactttttacgttagcgataatattaattcatttccaATCGAGAATAG ACTCGTTGATGGACAAGTACAAGAATTCAATTCGCTTGGTTCTTACATGCACCAATTCAACGAAGATCAATTTTTAGAAGCTATTTCAGATTTTCacttgttactttttattgCAACAATGGACACGTTACCAATGAAG gACCACATGATGCCACTGTTAGAAGCAGTTCGTGATAAAGACAGACAGAAAGCGATAGAATGGGCACGTTCTGAACACTGGGCAACCGTAGAACAACTTATATCTGCGACTACGCCGTCAACAGTACACTCACCTCAGACATTGTTCAATAGTAGCGCAAGAATGCCATCATCTTCGGCTGAAGGAGGAAGCGGAGTAGGAGTTGGTACAGAACCAACTTCGAATCCACCTCCCGATCAATCGCTTTGGACTTGTTCATTTTGCACTTTTATCAATGCAGCAGATCTTGCAATCTGCGAAATGTGTACTTTGCCAAG GACTTGA